In the genome of Christensenella timonensis, one region contains:
- a CDS encoding anaerobic ribonucleoside-triphosphate reductase activating protein, whose translation MNIAGLLKNGTIDFPHRLAAVVFTAGCNYDCSFCHNRELLTATDFMDNEEVMAFLKKRAGLLDGIVLSGGEPTLQKDIAAFAGQLKELGYDVKLDTNGSNPAVVKTLLERNLLDYIAMDYKAPFARYPEICGGLADAAPVRETLDILFGSDVEWELRTTVIPQLTIRDLHTMAREVDTLPAYALQLYRPVGVEKLRIYSPRELEAFAKELSGSQPNTFSRC comes from the coding sequence GTGAACATCGCGGGGCTTTTAAAAAACGGAACCATCGATTTTCCGCACCGCCTTGCGGCGGTGGTATTTACGGCAGGCTGCAATTACGATTGCAGCTTCTGCCATAACCGGGAGCTCCTCACCGCCACAGACTTCATGGACAACGAAGAGGTCATGGCCTTCCTGAAAAAGCGGGCGGGCCTGCTCGACGGAATCGTGCTTTCCGGCGGCGAGCCCACGCTGCAAAAGGATATCGCCGCGTTTGCAGGACAGCTGAAAGAGTTAGGTTACGATGTCAAGCTGGATACCAACGGCAGCAATCCTGCTGTGGTTAAAACGCTGCTTGAGCGTAATCTCCTTGATTACATCGCCATGGACTATAAAGCTCCCTTTGCGCGCTATCCGGAGATTTGCGGCGGGCTGGCGGATGCTGCTCCCGTGCGCGAAACGCTCGATATCCTGTTTGGTTCGGATGTTGAGTGGGAATTACGCACGACTGTGATCCCGCAGCTTACCATCCGCGACCTGCATACCATGGCCCGCGAAGTGGATACGCTTCCCGCCTATGCGCTGCAGCTTTACCGGCCCGTAGGCGTGGAAAAGCTCCGCATCTATTCCCCGCGGGAGCTCGAAGCTTTTGCAAAAGAGCTTTCCGGCAGTCAGCCAAACACCTTTTCCAGGTGTTGA
- a CDS encoding ABC transporter permease, whose amino-acid sequence MSKLGRSSKQNIVLLIILVALCVFFFSQNDRFISMRNMMSMVRQSLPNLLLACSMMFVIASGAIDLSVGGVMGLSAMFYGYLCIWGVNPWLAIPIIMVFGAGIGVLNTVIMEKLKIPAIMATLATWIITAGMALTVCNAIPISDELVKPITAWNSMKFFDSIPLALFIVVAVIIVFIFLEKKTLLGKYAIAIGGNDSAAYYAGINVFKMRMIFFILSGVIAAFSGIWQVGRLGSADPTIGVGMEFSVIAAVILGGVNIKGGEGTILGVVIGTLILMILTNGMQMMGIDSFFQQIVTGIVLYVAVLVNSLGGAKKKINKKMVAAKE is encoded by the coding sequence ATGAGTAAATTAGGAAGATCTTCAAAACAAAATATTGTCCTTCTGATTATTTTGGTTGCATTATGCGTGTTCTTTTTCTCGCAGAATGATCGGTTTATCAGTATGCGCAATATGATGAGCATGGTTCGCCAAAGCCTGCCCAACCTGCTTCTTGCCTGCTCGATGATGTTCGTGATCGCGAGCGGCGCGATCGACCTGTCGGTCGGGGGCGTCATGGGGCTTTCGGCAATGTTCTATGGCTACCTGTGTATCTGGGGCGTGAACCCGTGGCTGGCGATCCCGATCATCATGGTGTTCGGCGCAGGCATCGGCGTGCTCAACACGGTCATCATGGAAAAGCTGAAAATCCCGGCGATCATGGCGACGCTCGCTACGTGGATCATTACCGCAGGCATGGCGCTTACGGTTTGCAACGCGATCCCGATCAGCGACGAGCTGGTGAAGCCGATCACAGCATGGAACTCGATGAAGTTCTTTGACAGTATCCCGCTGGCGTTGTTTATCGTAGTGGCGGTTATCATCGTATTTATTTTCCTCGAGAAGAAAACGCTCCTCGGTAAGTATGCGATCGCCATCGGCGGAAACGACAGCGCAGCGTATTATGCAGGTATCAACGTATTTAAGATGCGCATGATTTTCTTCATCTTAAGCGGTGTGATCGCGGCGTTTTCGGGCATCTGGCAGGTGGGCCGCCTTGGCAGCGCCGACCCGACCATCGGCGTGGGCATGGAGTTTTCCGTCATTGCAGCCGTCATACTGGGCGGCGTCAACATCAAGGGCGGGGAAGGAACGATCTTAGGGGTCGTGATCGGTACGCTGATCCTGATGATCCTCACCAACGGTATGCAGATGATGGGTATCGATTCCTTCTTCCAGCAGATCGTAACGGGTATCGTGCTGTATGTGGCGGTGCTTGTGAACAGCTTGGGAGGCGCTAAGAAAAAAATCAATAAAAAAATGGTTGCGGCAAAGGAGTGA
- a CDS encoding ABC transporter permease: MNKEKTLTQKKGLKMTSDGVQNLTIFLIFVAACIVGFILQPDLFFGYTNILNIFVNSSSIIMVGAAVTLVLISGNLDLSVGGVGAMGAVLFGLMSIAGIPVLLAAVLSVLAGAGFGFLSGYSIAKFKLPSFIISLAFSYICRGVALIGAGGAVVFNLPQDIGVIGQTIGGVPLPMVYALIAVVIFMIIQSKTTFGSKVYAVGSNMTSAKLSGINDKKVVSRVFMGSGMMAAFAGVVLTSRLAAADSGIFPELHADCIIVAVLGGTDINGGRGTVFGMLIGALFIAVLTNIMNMQGMTEYIQNVVRGVVLILAILMNNIIRDRIKV, from the coding sequence ATGAATAAAGAGAAAACGCTGACACAGAAAAAAGGCCTGAAAATGACCTCCGACGGCGTACAGAACCTGACGATCTTCCTGATTTTTGTGGCGGCATGTATTGTAGGTTTTATCCTGCAGCCAGACCTGTTCTTTGGGTACACGAATATATTGAACATTTTTGTAAACTCGTCCAGCATCATCATGGTCGGTGCGGCGGTCACGCTGGTACTGATTTCGGGGAACCTTGACCTGTCGGTCGGCGGCGTCGGCGCAATGGGCGCCGTATTGTTCGGCCTGATGTCCATTGCCGGCATACCTGTCCTGCTGGCGGCGGTTCTTTCGGTATTGGCCGGCGCAGGCTTTGGATTTTTGAGCGGATATTCCATTGCGAAGTTCAAGCTGCCGTCTTTTATCATTTCATTGGCATTCAGCTATATCTGCCGCGGCGTGGCGCTGATCGGCGCGGGCGGCGCGGTGGTATTCAACCTTCCGCAGGATATCGGCGTCATCGGGCAGACGATCGGCGGCGTTCCGCTGCCTATGGTATATGCACTGATCGCTGTCGTCATCTTTATGATCATCCAAAGCAAAACGACGTTCGGCAGCAAGGTTTATGCAGTCGGTTCCAATATGACGTCTGCAAAGCTTTCGGGTATCAATGACAAGAAAGTCGTTTCAAGGGTGTTTATGGGTTCGGGCATGATGGCGGCTTTCGCCGGCGTTGTCCTGACTTCCCGCCTGGCTGCCGCCGACAGCGGTATCTTTCCGGAACTGCATGCGGACTGTATCATCGTTGCGGTACTTGGCGGTACGGATATCAACGGCGGGCGCGGTACGGTGTTCGGCATGCTGATCGGCGCACTGTTCATTGCGGTGCTGACCAATATCATGAACATGCAGGGCATGACGGAATATATCCAAAACGTGGTACGCGGCGTGGTACTGATCCTTGCGATCCTGATGAACAACATCATCCGCGACCGGATCAAGGTTTGA
- a CDS encoding sugar ABC transporter ATP-binding protein, whose product MPEHILEIKNISKHFTGVKALDDVSFNIVKGSCHCLVGENGAGKSTLIKILTGAHPKTSGTILYNGKEFNPSSTKDAMKSGIGCLFQELNVVEKLRVEENICLGLEETKFGIIKKSSNQKVFDVLRRIDATIEPKQYIEELSVAKRQVVEMAKALAMDSDVIIMDEPTAALTEEEVNRLFEIIADLKKQGITIIYISHRLEEIMELADYITVLRDGKHIETKPRSEVADRSDLIQMMIGKVIVEDYVPNDVDKTKKAIEVKSLTTDKLKNINFDLYKGEILGFYGLIGAGKTEIARALFGADPFIGEVLVDGEAADLKTPGKALAKGIALVPEERRTQGICTALSIASNTPMMNYKTVSKNGMLNKAKQAEIAKEYIESIGIACRNENQSVAYLSGGNQQKVVLAKCLNADPKVLLLDEPTRGVDVGAKQEIYQIIRKMVKDGCSAVVFSSELPEILGLCDRIVLLFDGEVKAVMNNDETLKTQEIMHIVTGGGTDHE is encoded by the coding sequence ATGCCTGAGCATATTTTGGAAATAAAAAACATTTCAAAACATTTCACCGGTGTCAAGGCGCTTGACGACGTTAGTTTTAACATTGTAAAAGGTTCATGCCATTGTCTGGTTGGTGAAAACGGTGCGGGGAAGTCTACGTTGATCAAAATATTGACGGGCGCGCATCCAAAAACCTCCGGTACGATCCTGTATAATGGAAAAGAGTTCAATCCTTCCAGCACGAAAGACGCGATGAAAAGCGGTATCGGCTGCCTGTTCCAGGAATTGAATGTTGTTGAGAAGCTGCGGGTGGAAGAAAATATTTGCCTCGGACTTGAGGAAACAAAATTCGGCATCATCAAAAAAAGTTCCAACCAGAAGGTTTTCGACGTACTGCGCAGGATCGACGCTACAATCGAGCCGAAGCAGTATATTGAAGAGCTGAGCGTTGCCAAGAGGCAAGTCGTCGAAATGGCGAAGGCGCTCGCAATGGATTCGGACGTTATTATCATGGACGAACCGACTGCGGCGCTGACAGAAGAAGAAGTCAACCGCCTGTTCGAGATCATAGCCGATCTTAAAAAACAGGGGATTACGATCATATATATTTCCCACCGTCTGGAAGAGATCATGGAGCTTGCGGACTACATCACAGTCCTGCGCGATGGAAAACATATTGAAACAAAACCACGCAGCGAGGTCGCGGATCGCAGCGACCTGATCCAGATGATGATCGGTAAGGTCATTGTGGAGGATTACGTTCCCAACGATGTGGATAAGACTAAAAAAGCGATCGAAGTAAAGAGCCTGACGACGGATAAACTGAAAAACATCAATTTTGATCTTTATAAAGGCGAGATACTTGGGTTTTACGGATTGATCGGCGCGGGCAAGACGGAGATTGCGCGGGCGCTTTTCGGGGCAGACCCGTTTATCGGCGAGGTGCTGGTGGACGGAGAGGCCGCAGACCTGAAAACGCCGGGCAAGGCGCTTGCAAAGGGGATTGCCCTCGTGCCGGAGGAACGCCGTACGCAGGGGATCTGCACGGCGCTTTCTATCGCTTCCAACACGCCGATGATGAATTATAAGACGGTTTCCAAAAACGGGATGCTCAACAAGGCAAAGCAGGCGGAGATCGCCAAAGAGTACATTGAATCGATCGGCATCGCCTGCCGCAACGAAAACCAATCCGTTGCCTACCTCTCGGGCGGAAACCAGCAGAAAGTCGTTCTGGCTAAGTGCCTGAACGCCGATCCGAAGGTGCTTTTGCTGGACGAGCCGACAAGGGGCGTTGACGTAGGGGCAAAGCAGGAGATATACCAGATCATCCGCAAGATGGTCAAGGATGGATGTTCGGCTGTCGTATTCTCCAGCGAACTGCCGGAAATCCTTGGGTTGTGCGACCGGATCGTGCTTTTGTTTGACGGCGAAGTCAAAGCTGTGATGAACAACGATGAAACGCTCAAAACGCAAGAAATCATGCACATTGTTACGGGAGGAGGTACGGATCATGAATAA
- a CDS encoding sugar ABC transporter substrate-binding protein — MKKSTKLVAVVIAIMLVAVALIACTAAPEASGSAAASESAAPAASEGGQASASAEGGAAKTDVVIGKVPITLKHDVHGNDAKWAKIYADEKYGATYEVIDPDNDLNKEIAAVETFISKGVDGIILHPVTEDGVDEIINEVRDADINIMTYNVKAKGEKVPFLGIDEAEVASQMGADMAKQWIELYPDKPVQVGLVSWTDIAFCFDNRSGPFLEGVKTVVDYLPTEDRGFKNSAGETLTGATYWEHAGGDLEKATKVTSDAITKYPDVNVVYGDNVSNGLGALAAYEAAGRGKAVDGVPQTEIIASTDASDGELNKIADPTSSLKYCLGMQPQTFAYAQVDMIMKLINGEMDNDVYVEEMVPDTYFNYYKDSVQSMQDWYNTQYMPENKLDLVGTFGDNKVA, encoded by the coding sequence ATGAAAAAGAGTACAAAATTGGTGGCGGTCGTTATTGCGATTATGCTCGTAGCAGTAGCTTTGATCGCTTGTACGGCTGCTCCGGAAGCATCCGGTAGTGCTGCTGCGTCCGAGTCTGCTGCCCCGGCGGCATCTGAAGGCGGGCAGGCATCTGCATCCGCGGAGGGCGGCGCAGCGAAAACGGACGTTGTGATCGGTAAGGTGCCGATCACATTAAAGCACGACGTTCACGGCAACGATGCGAAGTGGGCGAAAATCTATGCGGACGAAAAGTATGGCGCTACATACGAAGTAATCGATCCGGATAACGACCTCAATAAAGAAATCGCTGCGGTAGAAACGTTCATCAGCAAAGGCGTTGACGGGATCATCCTTCATCCGGTAACGGAAGACGGCGTTGACGAGATCATCAACGAAGTGCGCGATGCCGATATCAACATCATGACGTACAATGTGAAGGCGAAAGGCGAAAAGGTTCCTTTCCTCGGCATTGACGAAGCGGAAGTTGCTTCCCAGATGGGCGCGGACATGGCGAAACAGTGGATCGAGCTTTATCCTGACAAACCGGTTCAGGTAGGTCTTGTAAGCTGGACGGATATCGCGTTCTGCTTCGATAACCGCAGCGGCCCGTTCCTGGAAGGCGTTAAGACGGTCGTTGACTACCTGCCTACAGAGGACAGAGGCTTCAAGAACAGCGCCGGCGAAACGCTGACAGGCGCTACTTATTGGGAGCATGCAGGCGGCGACCTTGAAAAAGCTACGAAGGTCACTTCCGATGCGATCACAAAGTACCCGGATGTAAACGTCGTTTACGGCGACAACGTTTCAAACGGCCTTGGCGCACTGGCGGCATATGAAGCGGCCGGCCGCGGCAAAGCGGTAGACGGCGTTCCGCAGACGGAGATCATCGCTTCGACAGATGCTTCCGACGGCGAGCTCAACAAAATCGCTGACCCGACGTCTTCGCTGAAGTACTGCCTCGGCATGCAGCCGCAGACATTCGCGTATGCACAGGTCGACATGATCATGAAGCTGATCAATGGCGAAATGGACAACGACGTATACGTAGAAGAAATGGTTCCGGATACCTATTTCAACTACTACAAGGATTCCGTACAGTCCATGCAGGATTGGTACAACACACAGTACATGCCTGAAAACAAGCTGGATCTGGTTGGTACGTTCGGAGACAACAAAGTAGCGTAA
- a CDS encoding DUF4340 domain-containing protein has protein sequence MMLKKHKKLVVLVMVLIALIAVYIAVSTSKDPGLSGKLFSLGGQQIEHIEIKNQYGEYAFDLDGGAWIVSENEQQYRTNMEKMNLMLNSLNDFTITRVLDQEIGLYGLEPPAAAVKLKTGQGTEYSFVVGNTTVSSGSAYVKNVEGIVALTPSANVAQFDGSLAAYRDKNVFTVDSENLQQVAYYKDGELSVSLVSDGTNWYLNYPYEAPARSVVTNEILEMLKGWTIAGFPDREQVSASEMGLERAGEALILVDASGNQQTLEFGGTSGSATFVRTGGEDDIVMLYTADIDFSQLTTQSLLFISPLRANIDAINSIEMKIGGKDYIFEVNSGAKTASVNGRLIDYDDFVSVYYKYVLLLADGRDEAGAKEMGAVAQMKTTLMDGQQLSLSIVPRDEQTYFMILSDGTSVYYMDRERLDALLERVAAVTGDTSA, from the coding sequence ATGATGCTGAAAAAGCATAAAAAGCTAGTCGTACTGGTCATGGTACTGATAGCTTTGATCGCAGTATATATAGCCGTCAGCACCTCGAAAGATCCCGGGTTGTCCGGAAAGCTGTTCTCCTTAGGAGGACAGCAGATCGAGCATATCGAGATCAAGAACCAATATGGGGAATACGCCTTTGACCTTGACGGCGGGGCATGGATCGTTTCGGAAAACGAGCAGCAGTACCGGACAAATATGGAAAAAATGAACCTGATGCTCAATTCACTCAATGATTTCACCATCACGCGCGTTTTAGACCAGGAGATCGGGCTGTATGGATTGGAACCGCCGGCAGCGGCGGTAAAGCTGAAAACGGGCCAAGGAACCGAGTACAGCTTTGTGGTTGGCAATACGACGGTCAGCAGCGGCAGCGCTTATGTCAAGAATGTGGAGGGGATCGTGGCTCTTACGCCTTCGGCAAACGTAGCGCAGTTTGATGGGAGCCTGGCCGCTTACAGGGATAAAAACGTCTTTACGGTGGACAGCGAGAACCTGCAGCAGGTGGCTTACTATAAGGACGGCGAACTGAGCGTGAGCCTGGTATCAGACGGCACGAATTGGTATCTCAATTATCCGTACGAAGCGCCGGCCAGGAGTGTTGTGACGAACGAAATCCTCGAAATGCTCAAGGGATGGACGATCGCGGGCTTCCCAGACCGCGAGCAGGTAAGCGCCAGCGAAATGGGGCTTGAGCGCGCAGGCGAAGCGTTGATTTTGGTAGACGCCTCCGGCAACCAACAGACACTTGAATTTGGAGGAACCTCAGGATCTGCGACCTTCGTGCGCACAGGCGGTGAAGACGATATTGTAATGCTCTATACGGCGGATATCGATTTTTCACAGCTTACCACGCAAAGCCTGCTGTTCATATCGCCATTGAGGGCCAACATCGACGCCATCAACTCAATCGAAATGAAGATAGGCGGAAAAGATTATATCTTCGAGGTCAACAGCGGGGCGAAAACAGCTTCGGTAAACGGCAGGCTGATCGACTATGACGATTTCGTAAGCGTCTACTATAAATATGTGCTGCTCTTAGCGGACGGCCGCGACGAGGCGGGGGCAAAGGAAATGGGTGCCGTGGCACAGATGAAAACGACACTTATGGACGGGCAGCAGCTCTCGCTTAGCATCGTGCCAAGGGATGAGCAGACCTACTTCATGATCCTTTCGGACGGAACGTCCGTCTATTATATGGACAGGGAACGGCTGGATGCGCTGTTGGAGCGCGTTGCGGCCGTGACCGGGGATACATCCGCGTGA
- a CDS encoding GldG family protein: MKKRQSAIAAKRRKFLVASAVWIVVVALVVIFGVQLAYRVPWTYDMTGQQLFVLSDETKAVTGDLAGTVKIGAVYSESNRDAMVEALLKEYEKISPKIQVEFLDVDKNPGILAGYEMGDVKAVANGTIIVNGNGRYKVIAPTDLFTSNEGGNQFYGESEITGAIRYVTAETLPKVYFLQGHDELKTAADVTEAVSMLERDAYEVANLSLLEKGSVPEDAALVVVASPTADLSADEAAALGDYLGKGGKMLLMVDPTLNTNTEKLKNLGAIARTYGIDISNNFVFEEDPSYYLATSNMYLIPRYGGHAITEQMINGQKYVVLPLARGLAETEHDDTVKVTPLLQSSQSSWMRSDVTIASNEMTEEDTAGPVSLAYAVEKSGDGTASRMVVIGDSNFMTDGNLAMQGNGDLFINSVDWLQGGRESSLIAGKVINSNSMVVRGADFIKLTFICCVVMPLVMFIGAIFVWRMKKNK, translated from the coding sequence ATGAAAAAGCGGCAGTCAGCTATCGCGGCAAAGAGAAGAAAATTTTTGGTTGCATCGGCCGTGTGGATCGTTGTGGTGGCGCTGGTCGTCATCTTCGGCGTACAGCTTGCGTACCGCGTGCCGTGGACATATGACATGACGGGACAACAGTTGTTTGTTTTGAGCGATGAGACAAAAGCGGTTACTGGCGATCTGGCGGGCACGGTAAAGATCGGCGCGGTTTATTCGGAAAGCAACAGGGACGCCATGGTAGAGGCACTCCTGAAAGAATATGAAAAGATATCTCCGAAAATCCAGGTGGAGTTTTTGGATGTGGATAAGAATCCGGGCATTTTGGCGGGATATGAGATGGGTGATGTGAAAGCGGTTGCCAACGGCACGATCATCGTCAATGGAAATGGAAGATATAAAGTGATCGCCCCGACGGATCTGTTTACGTCAAACGAAGGCGGGAACCAGTTCTATGGGGAAAGCGAGATCACGGGAGCCATTCGTTATGTGACGGCAGAAACCCTGCCCAAGGTTTATTTCCTGCAGGGGCATGACGAGCTCAAGACGGCGGCGGACGTCACGGAAGCGGTGTCCATGTTAGAGCGCGATGCATATGAGGTGGCGAACCTGTCGCTTTTGGAAAAAGGAAGCGTACCGGAAGATGCGGCGCTGGTGGTTGTCGCGTCACCGACGGCAGACCTTTCCGCTGACGAGGCGGCGGCGCTGGGCGACTACCTGGGCAAAGGCGGCAAGATGCTGCTGATGGTGGATCCGACGCTCAACACCAATACGGAGAAGCTGAAAAACCTGGGCGCGATCGCCCGCACTTATGGAATCGATATTTCAAACAACTTTGTTTTTGAGGAAGACCCGTCGTATTACCTGGCAACGAGTAATATGTACCTGATCCCACGGTACGGCGGCCATGCGATCACGGAGCAGATGATAAACGGGCAAAAATATGTGGTGCTCCCGCTGGCAAGGGGCCTTGCGGAAACAGAACATGACGATACGGTCAAGGTAACGCCGCTGCTGCAGTCGTCGCAATCCTCGTGGATGCGCAGCGACGTGACGATCGCCAGCAATGAAATGACGGAGGAAGATACGGCGGGGCCGGTGAGCCTGGCGTATGCCGTGGAAAAAAGCGGGGATGGGACGGCTTCCCGTATGGTTGTGATCGGGGATTCTAACTTTATGACGGACGGCAACCTGGCGATGCAGGGGAACGGCGATTTGTTTATCAACAGCGTGGACTGGCTGCAGGGCGGCCGGGAATCGTCGCTTATCGCCGGTAAGGTGATCAATTCAAACAGTATGGTGGTGCGTGGCGCTGATTTTATTAAGCTGACGTTCATCTGCTGTGTGGTGATGCCGCTGGTGATGTTTATTGGCGCGATATTCGTATGGCGCATGAAGAAGAACAAATAA
- a CDS encoding ABC transporter permease, whose translation MKYLYKKEMAVYFTTPFGYIFLGVFLILSGIMFTIYNLLGGNGDMAGTFDLLKNFAFIIFPVLTMKLFAEERQAGTEMVLATSKLKMTDIVLGKFFAALTLFAIALAATFVYVGIIAAYGDPNFGALMSSYLGFFLLGMAMSSVCLFISSLVDNQITAAIASFGLLFFMVLLASFTKSMTIPVLTPMLSAIAITVQYDQFTLGVLSLGPVCYYIGLTVVFVLLTIKSMEKRRFN comes from the coding sequence ATGAAATACTTGTATAAGAAAGAAATGGCAGTATATTTCACCACGCCGTTCGGGTACATCTTCTTAGGCGTGTTCCTCATCCTGTCGGGTATCATGTTCACGATCTACAACCTCCTCGGGGGAAACGGGGATATGGCGGGGACGTTCGATCTGCTGAAAAATTTTGCTTTCATTATATTTCCGGTGCTCACGATGAAGCTGTTCGCGGAAGAACGGCAGGCAGGCACGGAAATGGTGCTGGCGACCTCCAAACTCAAAATGACGGATATCGTACTGGGAAAATTCTTTGCGGCGCTGACGCTGTTCGCTATCGCACTGGCTGCGACCTTCGTCTACGTGGGGATCATCGCGGCGTACGGCGATCCGAACTTCGGGGCGCTGATGTCCTCTTACCTGGGATTTTTCCTGCTGGGTATGGCCATGAGTTCCGTTTGCCTTTTCATCTCTTCGCTGGTGGATAACCAGATCACCGCGGCGATCGCATCATTCGGGCTGTTGTTCTTCATGGTGCTGCTGGCCTCGTTTACAAAATCCATGACGATACCGGTTTTGACGCCGATGCTGTCCGCAATCGCGATCACGGTACAGTATGACCAATTCACGCTGGGCGTACTGAGCCTGGGGCCGGTATGCTATTACATCGGACTGACAGTCGTTTTCGTGCTGCTTACCATCAAGAGCATGGAAAAGCGCCGGTTTAACTGA
- a CDS encoding ABC transporter ATP-binding protein, producing the protein MIEISNLTRTYGDKTAVENVSFKINKGEIVGLLGPNGAGKTTIMKMIAGYLMPTNGTILVDGIDVAENPREAAAKIGFLPELPPLYLEMEVAEYLKFMAEIKGIAKQDRDSRVEEVMEIAQVTHVKERVIAHLSKGYRQRVGLAGALMGMPEILILDEPTVGLDPRQIADFRKLMIELGKNHTIIFSTHILSEIDMVCEKVVILNEGRVVAVDQMEKLEQGKNGFLLCVDAKQGEAAKVLAGVMEQSCFAPVDGAGGGCWFRISAGDSTQLRKNIFFALAQENMPILEMKNMQLTLEQVFLNLTAADARKGREAQE; encoded by the coding sequence ATGATTGAAATCAGCAACCTGACAAGGACATACGGCGACAAAACAGCAGTAGAAAATGTCAGCTTCAAAATCAATAAGGGCGAAATCGTTGGTCTTTTGGGGCCGAACGGCGCAGGGAAGACCACGATCATGAAAATGATCGCGGGATACCTGATGCCTACAAACGGAACGATATTGGTAGACGGCATCGATGTGGCGGAAAATCCGCGCGAGGCTGCTGCCAAGATCGGCTTTTTGCCCGAGCTTCCGCCGCTTTACCTGGAGATGGAAGTTGCTGAATACCTGAAATTCATGGCGGAGATCAAGGGGATCGCCAAACAAGACCGGGACTCCCGCGTGGAAGAAGTGATGGAGATCGCGCAGGTCACGCATGTGAAAGAGCGGGTGATCGCGCATTTGTCCAAGGGTTACCGCCAGCGCGTGGGGCTTGCCGGGGCGCTGATGGGGATGCCGGAAATACTGATTCTGGACGAGCCGACCGTGGGCCTCGATCCGCGGCAGATTGCCGATTTCAGGAAGCTGATGATCGAACTGGGAAAAAACCATACGATCATATTCAGTACGCACATCCTGTCCGAGATCGATATGGTGTGTGAAAAGGTAGTAATTTTAAACGAGGGCCGCGTGGTGGCCGTCGACCAGATGGAAAAGCTGGAGCAGGGCAAAAATGGGTTCCTGCTGTGTGTGGATGCAAAACAAGGCGAAGCGGCAAAAGTGCTGGCGGGCGTGATGGAACAGTCCTGCTTTGCGCCGGTAGACGGCGCGGGCGGTGGATGCTGGTTCCGAATCTCGGCGGGAGACAGTACGCAGTTGCGGAAAAATATCTTTTTTGCATTGGCACAGGAAAACATGCCGATCCTCGAAATGAAAAACATGCAGCTTACCTTGGAGCAGGTGTTCCTCAACCTGACCGCGGCAGACGCACGCAAGGGAAGGGAGGCGCAGGAATGA